ATATTCTTGTAACCGCCGCCGGGGTCAACAAGCCTGGCATGATCACTGAGCAATCCGATGAAGAATGGCAGATCATCATGGATGCCAACGTGAAAGGCACTTACCTCTTCTGTAAAGAGGTGGGTAAAGTCATGATTGAACAGGGAAGAGGCGGCAAGGTAATCCTCATCGGCTCAGTCCGGGGGGAGCTCGGCCTTTCCCGTTACACGGGCTATTGTCCATCCAAAGGGGCCGTGCACCTGCTTGCCAAAACTCTGGGCTGCGAATGGGGCCCCCACAAGATCAACGTGAACTGCATAGCCCCTGCCGTGTTCAGGACCGAACTCACCCAGTGGATATACGACGACGCTTCGGTACACAAGACTTTCTTAAGCCGGATCCCCATCGGAAGGCTGGGTGAGCCAGAGGATTTTATTGGGTCTGTCATATTTCTTGCCTCACGGGCATCAGACTGGATGACCGGCTCGGTCATGTATGTGGATGGTGGATATACGGCAGGGTAAGAGGACATAAGATGGAAAAAGAACGCGTCGCCATTATAGGCGCCGGGATGATGGGCCATGGTCTGGCGCAAATATTCGCAGCGGGAGGTTACGAGGTGGTGCTCACCGATGTAAACGGCGAACTGCTGTTGAAGGCCCTCATAAATGTGCGGACTAATATGACCTTTCTCGCCGACAACGGACTCGGTAG
This sequence is a window from Syntrophorhabdaceae bacterium. Protein-coding genes within it:
- a CDS encoding SDR family oxidoreductase codes for the protein MKKQDVTDLFDITGKVALVTGATGGLGGVAAKALAAAGARVMLTGRNVEKLEKHTKEIIADGGTATFSKGDPAIHDEVIRVVKTTVDTFGGIDILVTAAGVNKPGMITEQSDEEWQIIMDANVKGTYLFCKEVGKVMIEQGRGGKVILIGSVRGELGLSRYTGYCPSKGAVHLLAKTLGCEWGPHKINVNCIAPAVFRTELTQWIYDDASVHKTFLSRIPIGRLGEPEDFIGSVIFLASRASDWMTGSVMYVDGGYTAG